In one window of Hymenobacter nivis DNA:
- a CDS encoding phosphoheptose isomerase: MSTPNPQKHLVFEDVAQRLRGEGFGIDKQDETRPWGGFFVIDETQAQQFADTYFDGLSIEGLKISGKLSPKILVVAPLQRLSWQYHHRRAEIWRVVQGPIAVATSETDEQNEPKHYGPGEQIILKQGERHRLIGLDGWGIVAEIWQHTDAAQPSDEDDIVRVQDDFGR; encoded by the coding sequence ATGAGCACCCCCAACCCCCAAAAGCACCTCGTGTTCGAGGACGTGGCCCAGCGCCTACGCGGCGAAGGCTTCGGCATCGACAAGCAGGACGAAACGCGCCCCTGGGGCGGCTTCTTCGTGATCGACGAAACCCAGGCCCAGCAGTTTGCCGACACGTACTTCGACGGCCTCTCCATCGAAGGCCTGAAGATTTCGGGCAAGCTCAGCCCCAAAATCCTGGTGGTGGCGCCCTTGCAGCGCCTCTCGTGGCAGTACCACCACCGCCGCGCCGAAATCTGGCGCGTGGTGCAGGGCCCTATCGCCGTGGCCACCAGCGAAACCGACGAGCAGAACGAGCCGAAACACTACGGCCCAGGCGAGCAAATCATCCTCAAGCAGGGCGAGCGCCATCGCCTCATCGGCCTCGACGGCTGGGGCATCGTGGCTGAAATCTGGCAGCATACCGACGCCGCCCAGCCCTCCGACGAGGACGACATCGTGCGCGTGCAGGACGACTTCGGCCGCTAG
- a CDS encoding sodium:solute symporter family transporter yields MQQHQLSTADYVVFLIYFVVVAGYGLWIYQRKKSEASGSKDYFLAEGSLTWWAIGASLIASNISAEQFVGMSGSGFKMGLAIATYEWMASITLIIVAVFFIPVYLKNRIFTMPQFLSQRYNDTVAMIMAVFWLLLYVIVNLTSILYLGAIAISSVSGLDLNACMYAMAFFAVIITLGGMKVIGYTDVIQVFFLILGGLATTYLALSLVAEHNGTTGVLNGFHLMTQQAGDHFQMIFHRDNPNYLDLPGLTVLVGGMWIVNLNYWGCNQYITQRALGADLPTARGGLLFAAFLKLLMPVIVVLPGIAAFVLYKQNVFGAEMMQGGELNPDRAYPVLLNLLPVGLKGLSFAALTAAVVASLAGKTNSIATIFTLDIYKKKLRPDASEAQLVRVGKLTVMVAMILGVLIAPHLGIDKKGGFQFIQEYTGFVSPGIFAMFILGFFWKKTTSSAALFATIGGFIFSVLLKFLPKVADLSFLAPFGFASKSLDLADGGAYIIPFLDRMGFVFIFCILGMVLISVFQTNRGVKTKGLAIDRSMFKPTPAFTVGALLVFGLIVALYTVFW; encoded by the coding sequence ATGCAGCAACACCAACTCTCCACGGCGGATTACGTCGTTTTCCTCATCTACTTCGTCGTCGTGGCCGGCTACGGGCTGTGGATTTACCAACGCAAAAAATCCGAGGCCAGCGGCTCGAAGGACTACTTCCTGGCCGAAGGCTCGTTGACGTGGTGGGCCATCGGGGCCTCGCTCATCGCCTCTAACATCTCGGCCGAGCAGTTCGTGGGCATGTCGGGCTCGGGCTTCAAAATGGGCCTGGCCATTGCCACCTACGAGTGGATGGCCTCCATCACGCTCATTATCGTGGCCGTGTTCTTCATCCCGGTCTATCTCAAGAACCGCATCTTCACGATGCCCCAGTTCCTGAGCCAGCGCTACAACGACACGGTGGCCATGATCATGGCCGTGTTCTGGCTGCTGCTCTACGTCATCGTCAACCTCACCTCCATCCTCTACCTGGGGGCCATCGCCATCAGCAGCGTGTCGGGCCTCGACTTGAACGCGTGCATGTACGCCATGGCGTTTTTTGCCGTCATCATCACCCTGGGCGGCATGAAGGTGATTGGCTACACCGACGTGATTCAGGTATTTTTCCTGATTCTGGGGGGGCTCGCCACCACTTACCTGGCCCTGAGCCTAGTGGCCGAGCACAACGGCACCACCGGCGTGCTCAACGGCTTCCACCTGATGACGCAACAGGCCGGCGACCACTTCCAGATGATTTTCCATCGCGACAACCCCAACTACCTCGATCTGCCCGGCCTGACGGTGCTCGTGGGCGGCATGTGGATCGTGAACCTCAACTACTGGGGCTGCAACCAGTACATCACCCAGCGGGCCCTGGGGGCCGATTTGCCCACCGCCCGCGGGGGCCTGCTGTTCGCCGCTTTTCTCAAGCTGCTCATGCCCGTAATTGTGGTACTGCCCGGCATCGCGGCCTTCGTGCTCTACAAGCAAAACGTGTTTGGCGCAGAGATGATGCAGGGCGGCGAGCTGAACCCCGACCGCGCCTACCCCGTGCTGCTCAACCTGCTGCCGGTGGGCCTCAAGGGCCTCTCGTTCGCGGCCCTCACGGCCGCCGTGGTGGCCTCGCTGGCCGGCAAAACCAACTCCATCGCCACTATTTTCACGCTCGACATCTACAAGAAAAAGCTGCGCCCCGACGCTTCTGAGGCGCAGCTGGTGCGCGTGGGCAAGCTCACGGTGATGGTGGCCATGATCCTGGGCGTGCTGATTGCCCCGCACTTGGGCATTGACAAAAAAGGCGGCTTCCAGTTCATTCAGGAGTACACGGGCTTCGTGTCGCCGGGCATTTTCGCCATGTTCATCCTGGGTTTTTTCTGGAAGAAAACCACCTCCAGCGCCGCCCTGTTCGCCACCATCGGCGGCTTCATTTTCTCGGTGCTGCTGAAGTTTTTGCCGAAAGTGGCCGACCTCTCCTTCCTGGCTCCCTTCGGGTTCGCGTCGAAAAGCCTGGACCTGGCCGACGGCGGGGCCTACATCATCCCGTTCCTCGACCGCATGGGCTTCGTATTCATCTTCTGCATCCTCGGGATGGTCCTCATCAGCGTGTTCCAAACCAACCGCGGGGTCAAAACCAAAGGCCTGGCAATCGACCGCAGCATGTTCAAGCCCACGCCCGCCTTCACCGTGGGGGCCCTGCTGGTGTTCGGCCTCATCGTGGCGCTCTACACCGTGTTCTGGTAA